A portion of the Mesobacillus sp. AQ2 genome contains these proteins:
- the rny gene encoding ribonuclease Y: MDLIISIISILLGLFVGAVVGYFYRKSVAEAKIAGAKNAAEQIIEDAKRGAEAMKKEALLEAKDENHKLRTEAEREIRERRNELQKQENRLLQKEENLDRKDESLNKRENLLEKKDDALTKRQQHIEEMESKVDEMVRNQQAELERISSLTRDEAKSIILERTEQELAHDIALMIKENENRAKEESDKKAKEVLSLAIQRCAADHVAETTVSVVNLPNDEMKGRIIGREGRNIRTLETLTGIDLIIDDTPEAVILSGFDPIRRETARLALEKLVQDGRIHPARIEEMVEKARREVDEHIREVGEQTTFEVGVHGLHPDLIKILGRLKYRTSYGQNVLKHSMEVAQLSGLLAAELGEDETLARRAGLLHDIGKAIDHEVEGSHVEIGVELATKYKEHPVVINSIASHHGDTEPTSIIAVLVAAADALSAARPGARSEALENYIRRLERLEEISESYEGVEKSFAIQAGREIRIMVRPDQIDDLQAHRLARDIRKKIEEELDYPGHIKVTVIRETRAVEYAK; the protein is encoded by the coding sequence ATGGATCTAATTATTTCAATCATCTCCATTTTGCTTGGCCTATTCGTCGGTGCAGTTGTTGGCTATTTTTATCGTAAATCCGTTGCGGAAGCAAAAATTGCAGGTGCCAAAAACGCCGCAGAACAAATTATTGAAGATGCGAAGCGTGGAGCAGAGGCAATGAAGAAGGAAGCCCTGCTGGAGGCTAAGGATGAAAATCACAAACTGCGTACTGAAGCAGAACGTGAGATTCGTGAACGAAGAAATGAACTGCAAAAACAAGAAAATCGTTTATTGCAAAAAGAGGAGAATCTTGATCGTAAAGATGAGTCGTTGAACAAACGCGAGAATCTTTTAGAGAAAAAAGATGACGCTCTTACCAAAAGACAACAGCATATTGAAGAGATGGAAAGCAAAGTGGACGAGATGGTACGAAATCAGCAGGCTGAACTGGAACGCATCTCGAGCTTAACGCGTGATGAGGCTAAATCCATCATTTTGGAGCGTACTGAGCAAGAACTTGCTCACGACATTGCACTAATGATTAAGGAAAACGAAAACAGGGCGAAAGAAGAATCCGATAAGAAAGCGAAAGAGGTACTTTCACTTGCCATCCAAAGATGCGCAGCTGACCATGTCGCTGAAACGACTGTGTCGGTCGTGAATCTTCCGAATGATGAAATGAAGGGACGCATTATCGGACGTGAGGGACGGAATATCCGCACCCTGGAAACGTTGACGGGAATAGACCTCATAATTGATGATACTCCGGAAGCAGTTATATTATCCGGATTTGACCCAATCAGACGTGAAACAGCCCGATTAGCTCTGGAAAAGCTTGTCCAGGATGGACGTATTCATCCGGCCCGAATCGAAGAAATGGTTGAGAAGGCACGCCGTGAAGTGGATGAACATATTCGCGAGGTTGGTGAACAGACGACCTTCGAAGTGGGAGTACATGGGCTGCATCCAGACCTCATCAAGATTCTTGGCCGCTTGAAGTATCGTACAAGCTACGGACAGAATGTTCTTAAGCATTCAATGGAAGTAGCCCAATTGTCCGGATTGCTTGCTGCAGAGCTAGGTGAAGATGAAACATTGGCTCGCCGAGCAGGACTCCTGCATGACATCGGAAAGGCAATTGACCATGAAGTAGAAGGCAGCCACGTTGAAATTGGCGTGGAGCTCGCTACCAAGTACAAGGAACATCCTGTTGTCATCAACAGCATTGCTTCCCACCATGGTGATACTGAGCCTACATCGATCATCGCAGTTCTAGTTGCTGCTGCTGATGCATTATCAGCTGCAAGGCCAGGTGCCCGCAGCGAAGCACTTGAAAACTATATCCGCCGTCTTGAAAGACTCGAAGAAATCTCGGAATCCTATGAAGGGGTCGAGAAGTCCTTCGCTATTCAAGCGGGAAGAGAAATCAGGATCATGGTTCGACCTGATCAAATCGATGACTTGCAGGCACACCGCCTCGCTCGTGATATCCGTAAGAAAATCGAGGAAGAGCTCGATTATCCAGGACATATCAAGGTTAC
- the recA gene encoding recombinase RecA: protein MSDRQAALDMALKQIEKQFGKGSVMKLGEKTDTKISTSPSGSLALDTALGIGGYPRGRVIEIYGPESSGKTTVALHAIAEVQANGGQAAFIDAEHALDPVYAQKLGVNIDELLLSQPDTGEQALEIAEALVRSGAIDIIVIDSVAALVPKAEIEGEMGDSHVGLQARLMSQALRKLSGAINKSKTIAIFINQIREKVGVMFGNPETTPGGRALKFYSSVRLEVRRAETLKQGNDMVGNKTKIKVVKNKVAPPFRTAEVDIMYGEGISKEGEIIDMGSDLDIVDKSGSWYSYNGERLGQGRENAKIFLKENPSIRLEIQKKIRDHYGLDGEFTVTETDEDQEELQLD, encoded by the coding sequence GTGAGTGATCGTCAAGCGGCGTTAGATATGGCATTAAAACAAATCGAAAAGCAATTTGGTAAAGGCTCTGTAATGAAGTTGGGTGAGAAGACAGATACCAAGATTTCTACTTCTCCAAGTGGTTCTCTTGCGCTGGACACAGCGCTGGGAATAGGCGGCTATCCTCGCGGACGTGTTATCGAAATCTATGGACCTGAAAGTTCAGGTAAGACAACTGTTGCGCTCCATGCGATTGCTGAGGTGCAGGCTAATGGCGGCCAGGCAGCGTTCATTGACGCTGAACACGCGCTGGATCCTGTATATGCACAAAAACTCGGTGTAAACATTGATGAGCTTCTTTTGTCACAGCCGGACACAGGAGAGCAGGCGCTTGAAATCGCTGAAGCACTTGTACGAAGCGGCGCGATTGATATCATTGTTATTGACTCCGTTGCAGCTCTAGTCCCTAAGGCAGAAATCGAAGGTGAGATGGGTGATTCCCATGTCGGTCTTCAGGCTCGTTTGATGTCCCAGGCATTGCGCAAACTTTCCGGTGCAATCAACAAATCAAAGACTATCGCGATCTTCATCAACCAGATTCGTGAAAAGGTTGGCGTCATGTTCGGTAACCCTGAGACTACACCAGGCGGCCGTGCTTTGAAGTTCTACTCAAGTGTCCGTCTTGAAGTGCGCCGTGCTGAAACGTTGAAGCAGGGCAATGACATGGTCGGTAACAAAACGAAGATTAAAGTTGTCAAGAACAAGGTTGCACCTCCGTTCCGTACAGCTGAAGTGGATATCATGTACGGTGAAGGAATCTCCAAAGAAGGTGAAATCATCGATATGGGATCAGACCTTGATATCGTAGATAAAAGCGGTTCATGGTATTCCTATAATGGTGAACGTCTTGGACAGGGAAGGGAAAACGCAAAGATTTTCCTTAAAGAAAACCCATCCATCCGTCTTGAAATTCAGAAGAAAATCCGTGACCACTACGGTCTGGATGGCGAATTCACTGTGACTGAAACAGACGAAGACCAGGAAGAACTTCAACTGGATTAA
- a CDS encoding pitrilysin family protein: protein MEKITFEQLQEEMYYEKLNNGLDVYILPKKGFNKTYATFTTKYGSIDNHFLPPGKDEYVKVPDGIAHFLEHKLFEKEDGDVFQQFSKQGASANAFTSFTRTAYLFSSTSNVEKNLETLIDFVQEPYFTEKTVEKEKGIIGQEITMYDDNPDWRLYFGLIQNMYKNHPVSIDIAGTIESISHITKDMLYECYETFYHPSNMLLFVVGPVNPDEIMGQIKDNQSKKEYKNKPEIQRKFDAEQAGVAEKKQVLKMNVQTSKCLVGIKAANPTESGSEMLKNELSVNVLLDMLFGKSSDNYTELYSSGLIDDTFSYDYSQEQGFGFAMVGGDTNEPDVLASKLEAMLKEAKSGQGLTAESLERTKKKKIGAFLRAVNSPEYIANQFTRYAFNDMDLFEVVPVLESLTMDDLNQAAERLISEDRFTVCQVVPKGK from the coding sequence ATGGAGAAGATCACTTTTGAACAACTTCAGGAAGAAATGTACTATGAAAAGCTGAATAATGGGCTTGATGTCTACATTCTGCCGAAAAAAGGCTTCAATAAAACATATGCCACATTTACAACGAAATACGGTTCAATCGATAATCACTTCCTTCCTCCGGGAAAGGATGAATACGTTAAGGTCCCTGATGGCATTGCCCACTTCCTTGAGCATAAATTATTTGAAAAGGAAGATGGGGATGTATTTCAGCAGTTCAGCAAGCAGGGTGCATCTGCGAATGCTTTCACATCGTTTACGAGGACTGCTTACTTATTTTCCAGTACCTCCAATGTGGAGAAAAACCTTGAAACACTGATTGACTTCGTTCAAGAGCCTTATTTCACAGAGAAGACGGTTGAAAAGGAAAAGGGAATCATCGGGCAGGAAATCACGATGTATGATGACAACCCTGACTGGAGGCTGTATTTCGGGCTTATACAGAATATGTATAAAAACCACCCAGTAAGCATCGATATCGCGGGTACCATCGAATCGATTTCCCATATAACGAAAGATATGCTGTATGAATGCTATGAAACCTTCTACCACCCAAGCAATATGCTGCTGTTTGTGGTTGGTCCTGTCAACCCTGATGAAATCATGGGCCAGATAAAAGATAACCAGAGCAAGAAAGAGTATAAGAACAAGCCTGAAATCCAGCGGAAATTTGATGCAGAACAGGCTGGAGTCGCTGAAAAGAAACAAGTCCTTAAAATGAACGTCCAAACATCAAAATGCCTTGTGGGAATCAAAGCTGCCAACCCGACTGAATCAGGAAGCGAAATGCTGAAAAATGAACTTTCAGTTAATGTGCTCCTTGATATGCTATTTGGAAAAAGCTCTGATAACTACACTGAATTGTATAGTTCGGGGTTGATTGACGACACGTTTTCCTATGACTATTCACAGGAGCAAGGTTTCGGGTTCGCGATGGTTGGCGGAGATACAAATGAGCCGGATGTCCTGGCCAGTAAGCTTGAAGCGATGCTGAAGGAAGCGAAATCGGGTCAGGGACTCACTGCTGAAAGCCTCGAAAGGACAAAAAAGAAAAAAATTGGGGCTTTCTTAAGAGCGGTGAATTCACCAGAATATATCGCAAATCAATTCACGCGTTACGCTTTCAATGATATGGATTTGTTCGAAGTAGTCCCTGTGCTTGAAAGTCTCACAATGGATGATCTCAATCAGGCAGCTGAACGGCTTATATCAGAGGACCGATTCACAGTCTGCCAGGTAGTTCCAAAGGGGAAGTAA
- a CDS encoding pitrilysin family protein, protein MAVISETIKDMKGYKLHIVKTAKFKTNTIVWKMKTPLTSENVTKRALLPYVLQSSSKAYETTSKLRSYLDELYGANLYVDVSKKGEYQVISFSLEIANEKFLSDPEPLLKKGMELIAEILVNPLAENDAFDKETVEKEKRTLKQRIQAVYDDKMRYSNFRLVQEMCKGEPYALHVNGEIDDIPQINEGNLYEYYKQAFAEDEMDLYIIGDVNEDEVHSTADELLQFEDRVPVKVETHHAGSIEEKTVKDQEDVKQGKLNIGYRTNVLYGDQDYYALQVFNGIFGGFSHSKLFLNVREKNSLAYYVASRLESHKGLMMVMSGIEFENFELAVKIIREQMEAMQAGDFTDQEVEQTKAVIENQMLETMDTARGMVEVLYHNVVSDQNVSLDDWLQGMSKTTKEEIVDVAKKVQLDTVYFLTGLEADK, encoded by the coding sequence ATGGCTGTCATTTCAGAAACAATCAAGGATATGAAGGGTTACAAGCTTCACATCGTAAAAACAGCAAAGTTCAAGACAAACACAATTGTCTGGAAGATGAAAACACCTCTGACGAGCGAAAACGTAACAAAACGTGCTTTGCTTCCATACGTTCTGCAGAGCAGCTCAAAAGCATACGAGACAACTTCAAAGCTGCGCTCCTATTTAGATGAGCTCTATGGGGCCAATCTTTATGTTGATGTATCCAAAAAAGGGGAGTACCAGGTCATTAGCTTCTCGCTTGAAATTGCCAATGAAAAATTCCTGAGTGACCCAGAGCCTTTGTTGAAAAAGGGGATGGAATTAATCGCAGAAATCCTTGTCAATCCTCTGGCCGAGAATGATGCTTTTGACAAAGAAACGGTGGAGAAGGAAAAGCGCACCCTTAAACAGAGGATTCAGGCAGTTTATGATGATAAAATGCGCTACTCCAATTTCAGGCTTGTACAGGAAATGTGTAAAGGTGAGCCGTATGCATTGCATGTGAATGGAGAAATAGACGATATCCCCCAGATTAATGAGGGGAACTTGTATGAGTATTACAAGCAGGCTTTTGCAGAGGACGAAATGGATTTGTACATTATTGGCGATGTGAACGAAGACGAAGTCCATTCCACTGCTGACGAACTGCTTCAATTCGAGGATAGGGTCCCTGTGAAGGTGGAAACACATCATGCTGGCAGCATAGAAGAAAAAACAGTAAAAGATCAGGAAGATGTAAAACAAGGCAAGCTGAATATCGGCTATCGGACAAATGTGCTTTATGGTGATCAGGACTATTATGCACTTCAGGTGTTCAATGGTATCTTTGGCGGCTTCTCACATTCCAAGTTATTTTTGAATGTCCGCGAAAAAAACAGCCTTGCCTATTATGTCGCCAGTCGTCTTGAAAGCCACAAGGGTTTGATGATGGTCATGTCTGGTATCGAATTCGAAAATTTTGAGCTCGCTGTTAAAATAATCCGTGAACAAATGGAAGCCATGCAAGCAGGCGATTTTACCGATCAGGAAGTTGAACAGACAAAAGCGGTGATTGAAAACCAAATGCTTGAAACTATGGATACTGCAAGAGGCATGGTAGAGGTCCTTTATCATAATGTTGTATCAGATCAAAATGTTAGCCTCGATGACTGGCTTCAGGGCATGAGTAAAACCACAAAAGAAGAAATCGTCGATGTAGCCAAGAAGGTCCAGCTTGACACGGTTTACTTCTTAACTGGATTGGAGGCGGACAAATAA
- a CDS encoding DUF3243 domain-containing protein: MSVLENWNQWKDFLGDRLHQAQDQGMNKEVMGDLAYQIGDYLAKNVDPKNEQERVLSDLWSVASPDEQHAIATMMVKLVQNNGSK, encoded by the coding sequence ATGTCTGTATTGGAAAATTGGAATCAGTGGAAAGACTTCCTGGGAGACCGTCTTCATCAGGCGCAGGATCAAGGGATGAATAAAGAAGTAATGGGTGATCTTGCATACCAGATCGGCGACTATCTTGCCAAGAACGTCGACCCTAAGAACGAACAGGAAAGAGTTCTTTCAGACCTTTGGTCAGTAGCAAGCCCGGACGAGCAGCATGCGATCGCTACCATGATGGTAAAGCTTGTTCAAAACAACGGAAGTAAATAG
- a CDS encoding RodZ domain-containing protein, whose amino-acid sequence MSELGIILKEAREAKGLSLDELQSITKIQKRYLLGIEEGNYSMMPGKFYVRAFIKQYAEAVGLDPDQLFEQHKSEIPSSYNEELPEQLSRVQSRKSLSPETSKVLNVLPKILIGIFIIGAIALVWYLIVKNAGDDAGQTANTKKDQPIVEEPAGSAEDAADDDPSESDTPAEEKPAEEEAEPETPAQELTVSSSNGSKTVYELKNTDKFAIKIVSLGQTWVGLSNGAGKSIFQGMLDKDKTGSHTEDMTSETEAVINIGRATETEIYVNDQKLEYAVSPEEDMTQLITIKFVK is encoded by the coding sequence GTGTCTGAGTTAGGAATTATTTTAAAGGAAGCACGGGAAGCAAAAGGTCTCAGCCTGGACGAACTGCAGTCCATCACGAAAATTCAAAAGCGTTATCTCCTGGGCATTGAAGAAGGCAATTATTCTATGATGCCAGGTAAGTTCTATGTTCGGGCATTCATCAAACAATATGCCGAAGCAGTGGGCCTTGATCCGGACCAGCTTTTTGAACAGCATAAATCCGAAATCCCATCTTCATATAACGAAGAGTTGCCAGAACAGCTGTCACGTGTCCAATCGAGGAAGAGTCTTTCACCAGAAACTTCTAAGGTTCTGAATGTACTTCCAAAAATATTGATTGGCATCTTCATTATTGGCGCGATAGCTCTCGTGTGGTATTTAATTGTCAAAAACGCTGGCGATGACGCTGGACAGACTGCGAATACCAAAAAGGACCAGCCAATCGTTGAAGAACCTGCAGGGAGCGCGGAAGATGCCGCTGATGATGATCCAAGCGAATCTGATACCCCTGCTGAGGAAAAACCTGCTGAAGAAGAAGCAGAGCCTGAAACCCCGGCACAGGAGCTTACAGTCTCTTCTAGCAATGGCAGCAAGACGGTATACGAACTGAAGAATACCGATAAATTTGCCATCAAGATTGTTTCACTTGGGCAAACATGGGTTGGCCTTTCTAATGGGGCTGGGAAATCGATCTTCCAGGGTATGCTGGATAAAGACAAAACTGGAAGCCATACAGAAGATATGACCAGTGAAACAGAGGCAGTCATCAATATCGGACGGGCTACCGAAACGGAAATTTACGTAAACGACCAAAAGCTAGAGTACGCCGTTTCGCCGGAAGAGGATATGACCCAGCTGATCACAATCAAATTTGTGAAATAA
- a CDS encoding competence/damage-inducible protein A: MNAEIIAVGSELLLGQIVNTNARFLSRQLADLGINVFYHTVVGDNSDRLKSAIRIAQERAELIIFTGGLGPTKDDLTKDTIAAQLGKKLVLDEEAMRSIELYFEKTKRVMTENNRKQALVIDGSVILKNENGMAPGMFLSTSDHKYMLLPGPPSEMEPMFLKYGQAAITGINGSQARIESRVLRFFGIGEAALEAQIEDLIDQQSNPTIAPLAGDGEVTLRLTARDDANGTAQELIDKVEAEIMDRVGEYFYGYDETSLILELSKLVKSKNLTISAAESLTGGMFQEELTSVSGASSLFKGGIVCYSNEAKIGLVNVSPATIENFGAVSKECAEELAVNIASITNSEIGLGFTGVAGPDSLEGHPAGTVFIGVHVKGKPVHVEKLNLSGSRAAIRSRSVKFGCQLLINRLSETRK, encoded by the coding sequence ATGAATGCAGAAATCATAGCAGTTGGATCTGAATTGCTTCTCGGGCAAATTGTCAATACAAACGCCAGGTTCCTGTCAAGGCAGCTTGCAGACCTGGGAATCAATGTATTCTATCACACGGTTGTCGGGGATAATTCCGATAGGCTGAAAAGTGCAATCAGGATTGCCCAGGAACGTGCAGAATTGATCATTTTCACTGGCGGCCTTGGGCCAACTAAAGATGACCTCACCAAAGATACCATTGCCGCTCAGCTCGGAAAGAAATTGGTGCTTGATGAGGAAGCCATGAGGTCGATCGAACTCTATTTTGAAAAAACGAAGAGGGTAATGACCGAGAATAACAGGAAGCAGGCTCTCGTGATTGACGGTTCCGTTATTCTTAAGAACGAAAATGGCATGGCTCCGGGTATGTTCCTGTCAACATCTGACCACAAGTATATGCTGTTGCCGGGTCCTCCTTCTGAAATGGAGCCCATGTTCCTGAAATATGGCCAGGCAGCTATCACTGGCATAAATGGCAGCCAGGCAAGGATTGAATCAAGAGTCCTGCGTTTTTTTGGAATAGGCGAGGCAGCATTGGAAGCACAAATAGAGGATTTAATCGATCAGCAAAGCAATCCGACCATTGCCCCGCTGGCAGGTGACGGGGAAGTGACCCTGAGGCTTACAGCAAGAGATGATGCTAATGGCACTGCCCAGGAATTAATTGATAAAGTGGAAGCGGAAATCATGGACAGAGTCGGCGAGTATTTCTATGGTTACGACGAAACCTCACTAATATTGGAACTTTCCAAACTAGTAAAAAGCAAGAACTTGACGATATCAGCAGCGGAAAGCCTTACAGGCGGGATGTTCCAGGAGGAATTGACCTCTGTTTCCGGAGCCAGCAGCCTTTTTAAGGGCGGGATTGTATGCTATTCAAATGAGGCTAAAATCGGACTGGTGAACGTCAGCCCTGCTACAATAGAGAACTTCGGGGCTGTCAGCAAAGAATGTGCGGAAGAGCTTGCGGTCAATATTGCATCGATCACCAATTCGGAAATTGGCTTAGGCTTCACGGGAGTGGCAGGCCCTGACTCTCTTGAAGGGCATCCGGCAGGAACTGTTTTCATTGGTGTACATGTAAAGGGGAAGCCAGTGCATGTAGAAAAATTGAACCTGAGCGGGTCACGAGCTGCAATCAGGAGCAGGTCAGTGAAGTTTGGCTGCCAGCTGCTAATTAATAGATTATCAGAAACACGGAAGTGA
- a CDS encoding DUF3388 domain-containing protein, producing the protein MEKKEWYLEYEIMINRPGLLGDISSLLGMLSINIVTINGVDEGRRGLLILAKDDDQIERLESILNTMDTIRVIKIREPKLRDRMAVRHGRYIQRDADDKKTFRFVRDELGLLVDFMAELFKMEGHKLIGIRGMPRVGKTESVVASSVCANKRWLFVSSTLLKQTIRNQLIEDEYNADNLFIIDGIVSTRRANEKHWQLVREIMRLPAVKVVEHPDIFVQNTEYTLDDFDYIIELRNNPDEEIVYDMVQKNHMFTDSDFGGFDF; encoded by the coding sequence ATGGAGAAGAAAGAATGGTACTTGGAATATGAAATAATGATTAACCGTCCAGGACTGCTAGGTGATATTTCCTCTTTGCTTGGAATGCTGTCCATCAATATTGTAACGATCAATGGTGTGGATGAAGGAAGACGTGGCCTATTGATCCTTGCGAAAGATGATGATCAAATTGAGAGACTTGAGTCAATTTTAAATACTATGGATACAATAAGGGTAATTAAAATCAGGGAGCCTAAACTGCGTGACCGGATGGCGGTAAGACATGGCAGGTACATACAACGTGATGCGGACGATAAAAAAACATTCCGGTTTGTAAGGGATGAACTTGGACTGCTGGTCGACTTTATGGCAGAATTGTTTAAGATGGAGGGGCATAAACTGATTGGCATACGTGGAATGCCTCGTGTCGGAAAGACAGAATCTGTTGTGGCATCAAGTGTTTGTGCCAATAAAAGATGGCTTTTTGTTTCCTCTACATTATTGAAGCAGACAATTCGCAATCAGTTGATTGAGGATGAGTACAATGCTGATAACCTATTCATCATCGATGGTATTGTTTCAACAAGGAGAGCCAATGAAAAGCACTGGCAGCTTGTCAGGGAAATCATGCGCCTTCCTGCAGTCAAGGTTGTGGAACATCCTGATATTTTTGTCCAGAACACAGAATATACATTGGATGATTTTGATTATATTATCGAATTAAGAAATAACCCCGATGAGGAAATCGTATATGATATGGTCCAGAAGAATCACATGTTTACTGATTCCGATTTTGGAGGATTTGATTTTTAA
- a CDS encoding SDR family oxidoreductase, producing MKRFALVTGASGAIGKAISIKLASEGYSLYLHYNQNEKGIGELLSEIGSFGGEYIPIKANLASKTGYLELANQIFSIDAIVHNAGNALYGLLEDLEEEETEALIQIHVTTPLLLTKKLLPKLRQKQNGNIVIVSSIWGQTGASYEVAYSTVKGAQLAFAKALSKELAPSKIRVNAVAPGAIQTPMVDGFTLEELEAIAAEVPSGRLGTPEEVANGVEFLLSEKSSYITGQVVAINGGWLT from the coding sequence ATGAAAAGATTCGCATTGGTGACAGGTGCAAGCGGAGCAATCGGTAAAGCAATCTCAATCAAGCTGGCATCAGAAGGTTATTCGCTTTACTTACATTACAATCAGAACGAAAAGGGAATTGGAGAGCTTTTAAGCGAGATTGGCTCATTTGGCGGAGAATATATACCGATCAAGGCCAATTTAGCCTCGAAGACAGGTTATCTTGAATTAGCCAACCAGATTTTTTCGATTGATGCAATCGTACATAATGCTGGCAATGCTTTATATGGCCTTCTCGAGGATTTGGAAGAAGAAGAAACAGAAGCCTTGATTCAAATCCATGTTACAACGCCGCTTCTTCTGACAAAAAAGCTGCTTCCAAAATTGCGGCAAAAACAAAATGGGAATATTGTGATTGTCTCATCTATATGGGGCCAGACAGGAGCGTCATATGAGGTGGCGTATTCAACAGTAAAGGGAGCGCAGTTGGCATTTGCGAAAGCGCTAAGCAAAGAACTGGCACCTTCTAAAATTAGGGTGAACGCAGTTGCGCCTGGAGCGATCCAGACTCCAATGGTAGACGGATTTACCCTCGAGGAACTTGAAGCGATTGCTGCTGAGGTCCCATCCGGCCGTCTTGGGACCCCTGAAGAAGTAGCAAATGGCGTGGAATTCCTTTTATCTGAGAAATCCTCCTATATTACCGGACAGGTTGTGGCAATCAACGGCGGCTGGCTGACCTGA
- the pgsA gene encoding CDP-diacylglycerol--glycerol-3-phosphate 3-phosphatidyltransferase, which produces MNLPNKITVSRILLIPLFLIVMVVPFSWGEIALLGTTMPVTHLVGALIYIFASVTDWVDGYLARKHNLVTNLGKFLDPLADKLLVSSALIVLVELGYAPAWIVIVIISREFAVTGLRLLLAGGGEVVAAKMPGKIKMWAQTVAISALLLHNIIFEAFSIPFADIALWVAMFFTIWSGWDYFAKNKQIFSNSK; this is translated from the coding sequence ATGAACTTGCCAAATAAAATTACGGTTTCACGCATTTTATTGATTCCGTTATTCTTGATCGTGATGGTTGTTCCATTTTCCTGGGGCGAGATTGCCCTGCTTGGAACGACAATGCCGGTCACTCATTTAGTAGGAGCGCTGATTTATATTTTCGCTTCTGTTACAGACTGGGTTGATGGGTATCTTGCACGGAAACATAATCTCGTTACGAATCTGGGGAAATTCCTTGATCCGCTGGCGGATAAACTTCTGGTCTCCTCGGCACTGATTGTGCTTGTTGAACTTGGGTATGCCCCAGCGTGGATTGTCATCGTGATCATCAGCAGGGAGTTTGCCGTGACAGGGCTTCGTTTATTGCTTGCGGGAGGCGGCGAGGTTGTTGCTGCCAAGATGCCAGGGAAAATCAAAATGTGGGCTCAAACAGTCGCGATTTCCGCTTTGTTGCTGCATAATATCATCTTTGAAGCTTTCTCAATCCCGTTTGCCGATATCGCCTTATGGGTGGCGATGTTCTTTACAATCTGGTCTGGTTGGGACTACTTCGCCAAGAACAAGCAAATATTCAGCAATTCTAAATAA